A genomic window from Clostridium aceticum includes:
- a CDS encoding cupin domain-containing protein, with amino-acid sequence MIEKIYEFKQQNEKLVEKIIDDDNLALNHMILVKGTGLPEHYSNSNVYMIIIKGIMSLQLGEQEVQSYKEGQIINIPYNTKMRVNNHDEEVLEFFVVKAPNPKYFGGK; translated from the coding sequence ATGATAGAGAAAATTTATGAATTTAAACAGCAAAATGAAAAACTTGTTGAGAAGATTATTGATGATGACAACCTTGCATTAAATCATATGATTCTTGTCAAAGGCACAGGATTGCCTGAGCATTATTCAAATTCTAATGTATATATGATTATTATAAAAGGCATTATGAGTTTGCAGTTAGGGGAACAAGAAGTGCAAAGTTACAAGGAGGGACAAATCATTAATATTCCTTATAATACTAAAATGAGGGTAAATAATCATGATGAAGAAGTTTTAGAGTTCTTTGTAGTAAAAGCCCCAAACCCTAAATATTTTGGAGGAAAATAA
- a CDS encoding Crp/Fnr family transcriptional regulator has protein sequence MKIKSFLPLLTCIGPFKSFTEEELLKLFCEENHQIKKYEKNSMIYLQNEVCSTVDIILRGEIVIQKIDTNGNILTLTTFGTSDVIGGNLLFCHNNVYPMTITAKTDSILLHMKKDFILELCQKSKEFLIEFLHSICDKTFILTNKLSSITMKTIRQRISEFLTYEYHYQQNYRIKLNMSKKELAERLGIQRPSLSRELSKMREEGLIIYDAKSIMIKDLSILQSSDA, from the coding sequence ATGAAAATAAAAAGTTTCCTGCCACTTCTTACTTGTATAGGCCCTTTTAAAAGCTTTACAGAGGAAGAATTATTAAAATTATTTTGTGAGGAAAATCATCAGATAAAAAAATATGAAAAGAATAGTATGATCTATCTTCAGAATGAAGTATGTAGCACTGTAGACATTATACTAAGGGGAGAAATTGTTATTCAAAAAATTGATACCAATGGAAATATCTTAACTCTGACTACCTTTGGAACCAGCGATGTCATAGGAGGCAATCTCTTGTTTTGTCACAATAATGTCTATCCTATGACAATCACTGCTAAAACTGATTCTATCTTACTCCATATGAAAAAAGATTTTATTTTAGAGTTATGTCAAAAAAGCAAAGAATTTTTGATAGAATTTCTTCACAGTATATGCGATAAAACCTTCATTCTTACAAACAAACTAAGCTCTATTACCATGAAAACCATTCGCCAGCGTATTAGTGAATTCTTAACTTATGAATACCATTATCAGCAAAACTATAGAATAAAACTTAATATGTCCAAAAAGGAACTGGCTGAAAGGCTGGGGATACAACGACCTTCTCTCTCAAGGGAATTAAGTAAAATGAGAGAAGAGGGCTTAATCATCTATGATGCTAAGTCTATTATGATTAAGGACTTAAGTATACTTCAGTCCTCTGACGCATAA
- a CDS encoding prolyl-tRNA synthetase associated domain-containing protein — protein MDKKESKVYEVLEKLAIPYEKYNHAPVATIAAIEELEMDLEVIHFKNLFLRNSKGDQHYLVLVDSSKKANTKAIAKQIGSTRLSFASDERLEKYLGLEPGAVSPMGLINDINKEVEVLIDQDLVSQEKVTLHPNVNTASITISYENLKKFLAWCGNKVQFVEIP, from the coding sequence ATGGACAAAAAAGAATCTAAAGTATATGAAGTTTTAGAAAAACTAGCTATTCCTTATGAAAAATATAACCATGCCCCTGTAGCTACGATTGCAGCCATAGAAGAGTTGGAGATGGACCTTGAGGTAATTCATTTCAAAAACTTATTTTTACGTAACTCTAAAGGAGATCAACACTATTTGGTCTTAGTAGATAGCTCAAAAAAAGCAAACACCAAAGCAATAGCTAAGCAAATTGGCAGCACCCGACTAAGCTTTGCTTCTGATGAAAGACTTGAGAAGTATTTGGGATTAGAGCCGGGGGCAGTGTCTCCCATGGGATTGATCAATGATATAAATAAAGAAGTAGAAGTACTGATAGATCAAGACTTAGTTTCACAAGAAAAAGTTACGTTGCATCCCAATGTTAATACTGCTAGTATTACAATAAGCTATGAAAATCTCAAGAAATTTCTTGCGTGGTGTGGTAATAAAGTGCAGTTTGTTGAAATTCCTTAA
- a CDS encoding FprA family A-type flavoprotein: MLNTVEVTKNIHYVGVNDRETHLFENLWPLDKGVSYNAYLINDDKVAIIDTVKNTKMDAFMDKVEGIIGDKSVDYLIINHMEPDHSGAIKAVRERYPKVMLVGNKKTFEFLENFYGKMDNYYIIDDGDTLDLGEHQLKFYLTPMVHWPETMMTYEVNNKVLFSADAFGGFGTLDGGIFDDEVNLEFYTDEIRRYYSNIVGKYGAMVQKALKKLTEAAIDIKIIAPTHGPVWRTNPSCIIDYYDRWSKAQTQEGVVIVYGSMYGNTQKMADFIARKLSEKGIKNIRIYDASKTHVSYIISDIWRFKGVVLGSCAYNTGLFPSMEAVIHKIENSQLKNRYLGIFGTASWSGGGVSTLNQFADRIKWEKIGESVEAKSSPKAAEFEMCEKIADELAEKLIAEREVL, translated from the coding sequence ATGTTGAATACTGTAGAGGTAACAAAAAATATCCACTATGTGGGGGTAAATGATAGAGAAACTCATTTATTTGAAAACTTATGGCCTTTAGATAAGGGGGTTTCCTATAATGCCTATCTCATCAACGATGATAAAGTTGCTATAATAGATACCGTCAAAAACACTAAAATGGATGCTTTTATGGATAAAGTTGAGGGCATTATTGGAGATAAATCAGTGGATTATCTGATTATCAATCATATGGAGCCAGATCATTCAGGGGCTATTAAAGCTGTAAGAGAAAGATACCCTAAAGTGATGCTTGTAGGAAATAAAAAGACCTTTGAATTTTTAGAAAACTTTTATGGAAAAATGGACAACTATTATATTATTGACGATGGGGACACCTTAGACCTGGGGGAACATCAGCTTAAATTTTACTTAACACCTATGGTTCACTGGCCAGAGACCATGATGACTTATGAAGTTAACAACAAGGTGTTGTTTTCAGCAGATGCCTTTGGGGGCTTTGGAACATTAGATGGTGGAATTTTTGACGATGAAGTAAATCTGGAATTTTATACTGATGAAATCAGACGTTACTATTCTAATATTGTTGGTAAATACGGTGCCATGGTACAGAAGGCTTTAAAGAAACTAACAGAAGCTGCTATCGACATTAAAATCATTGCCCCTACCCACGGTCCAGTATGGAGAACCAACCCTTCTTGTATCATAGACTACTATGATCGTTGGTCTAAAGCCCAAACACAGGAGGGTGTTGTGATTGTATATGGCTCTATGTATGGGAATACACAGAAAATGGCAGACTTTATTGCTAGAAAGCTTTCTGAAAAAGGTATAAAAAACATTAGGATTTATGATGCTTCCAAAACCCATGTTTCCTACATTATAAGCGATATTTGGAGGTTTAAAGGGGTAGTTTTGGGTAGCTGTGCCTATAATACTGGTTTATTCCCTTCTATGGAGGCAGTCATACATAAAATAGAAAACTCTCAATTGAAAAACCGCTATCTTGGTATCTTTGGAACTGCTTCTTGGAGTGGCGGAGGGGTTTCTACTTTAAATCAATTTGCTGACCGAATCAAGTGGGAAAAAATTGGAGAATCTGTAGAAGCTAAGTCTTCTCCTAAAGCAGCAGAATTTGAGATGTGTGAGAAAATAGCAGATGAATTAGCTGAAAAACTCATTGCTGAAAGAGAAGTATTATAA
- the nikE gene encoding nickel import ATP-binding protein NikE → MSLLEIKEVTKVYKSGNSLWGKGKMTEAVKDVSLAIEEGTCVGLVGESGCGKSTLGKIILGLEKPNSGEVFFQGKNFYKSTSRQQKTLRRDLQVVFQDYHSSVNPKQKIEKIISEPIRNYLNLSPLEEKKRVLELLEIVGLSHKDIHKYPHQFSGGQLQRICIAKAIALKPKLIVLDEAISSLDVSVQAQILNLLVDLKKEFNLSYLFISHDIEAVDYIADTIAVMYLGRIVEEIEDANDLTALRHPYSKKLLGSVLNPYPQEGKVLDFSFDEVISSKKASCGCKYAERCSQATTVCGEKVPLLSLVKKGHKIACHREGVKEEVVDLNKIS, encoded by the coding sequence ATGAGCTTGCTTGAGATCAAAGAGGTGACAAAAGTATACAAATCTGGCAACAGCCTATGGGGAAAAGGAAAAATGACAGAAGCTGTAAAGGATGTTAGTCTAGCCATAGAAGAAGGAACTTGTGTAGGGCTGGTGGGGGAGAGCGGCTGTGGCAAAAGCACCTTAGGGAAAATTATCTTAGGCTTAGAAAAACCCAATAGCGGTGAAGTTTTCTTCCAAGGAAAAAATTTTTATAAATCTACTAGTAGACAGCAAAAGACCTTAAGACGGGATCTACAGGTGGTCTTTCAGGATTATCATAGCTCTGTGAATCCTAAGCAAAAAATAGAAAAAATTATTAGTGAACCCATAAGAAATTACTTGAACTTAAGTCCCCTAGAAGAGAAAAAAAGGGTATTGGAGCTACTGGAAATCGTAGGTCTAAGCCATAAAGATATTCATAAATATCCTCATCAGTTTAGCGGAGGACAATTGCAGAGGATATGTATAGCTAAAGCCATTGCTTTAAAACCTAAATTGATTGTTTTAGATGAAGCCATCAGCAGTTTGGACGTATCAGTGCAGGCACAAATTTTAAACCTGCTGGTGGATTTAAAAAAGGAATTTAACTTATCTTATTTGTTTATATCCCATGATATTGAAGCAGTGGACTATATTGCAGATACTATAGCAGTGATGTATCTAGGAAGAATTGTAGAAGAGATAGAAGATGCTAATGATTTAACAGCACTAAGACATCCTTATAGCAAAAAGCTATTGGGTTCTGTATTAAACCCTTATCCGCAGGAGGGGAAAGTCTTAGATTTTTCTTTTGATGAAGTGATCAGCAGTAAGAAGGCATCTTGTGGTTGCAAATATGCTGAAAGATGTAGTCAAGCTACGACTGTATGTGGTGAGAAAGTTCCTCTTTTAAGCTTAGTAAAAAAAGGCCACAAAATAGCTTGTCACCGTGAAGGAGTGAAGGAAGAAGTAGTCGACTTAAACAAAATTTCATAA
- a CDS encoding ABC transporter ATP-binding protein, whose product MKEEVVLKVEELQVYLPSQEGMLRAVNGVNLEIKKGKILGLVGESGCGKSVMSLSLLKLLKNKDWKTEGEVRLKERNIFSLSEEEMRKQRGKEIAMIMQNPMSVFDPLRTIGSHFVDTIQNHIKVSVREAKKIAIENLKKVSLPEAEKIMRQYPFQLSGGMLQRVMIAIAIAMNPDVLIADEPTTALDVTVQYQILGQLKSLVKHNNTGVLLVSHDLGVIAQMADEVAVMYCGYIVEKAPVEELFKHPAHPYTRGLLASRFQLNKKRLKPIEGQPPSLLNLGNQCPFLERCSEVEAACREYTMDEVGGIKNHLVRCVKYARGKEMILDELA is encoded by the coding sequence ATGAAAGAAGAAGTGGTTTTAAAAGTAGAAGAGTTACAAGTATATCTTCCCAGTCAAGAAGGTATGCTTAGAGCGGTGAATGGTGTAAATCTAGAAATTAAAAAGGGAAAAATCCTGGGTTTGGTGGGAGAAAGTGGTTGTGGTAAATCCGTTATGTCGCTGTCTTTACTAAAGTTATTGAAAAATAAAGACTGGAAGACGGAGGGAGAGGTCCGACTAAAGGAAAGAAATATTTTTTCTCTTTCAGAAGAAGAAATGAGAAAGCAAAGGGGTAAAGAAATCGCTATGATTATGCAAAACCCCATGAGTGTTTTTGACCCTTTAAGAACCATAGGCAGCCATTTTGTAGATACCATCCAGAATCATATAAAAGTAAGTGTAAGAGAAGCGAAGAAAATTGCCATAGAAAATCTAAAAAAGGTAAGTCTACCTGAAGCAGAAAAAATCATGAGGCAATATCCTTTTCAATTAAGTGGCGGCATGTTGCAGCGGGTTATGATTGCTATTGCCATAGCTATGAACCCTGATGTATTGATTGCAGATGAACCTACCACCGCTTTAGATGTAACGGTACAGTATCAAATTTTGGGACAGCTAAAAAGCTTAGTAAAGCATAATAACACAGGGGTACTATTAGTATCCCATGACCTTGGTGTGATTGCACAAATGGCAGATGAAGTAGCAGTGATGTACTGTGGCTATATTGTAGAAAAAGCTCCTGTAGAGGAACTGTTCAAACATCCTGCTCACCCCTATACCCGCGGTTTACTAGCTTCAAGATTTCAGCTGAATAAAAAACGATTAAAACCTATAGAAGGTCAGCCTCCTTCTCTTTTAAACTTGGGGAATCAATGTCCTTTTTTAGAAAGGTGCAGTGAAGTAGAGGCAGCCTGTAGAGAGTATACGATGGATGAAGTAGGTGGAATAAAAAATCATTTAGTAAGATGTGTCAAATATGCCCGTGGAAAAGAGATGATTTTAGATGAGCTTGCTTGA
- the nikC gene encoding nickel ABC transporter permease subunit NikC — MIVQEKMPKLLKNKMMIISIFILGVMVLFSFLAPALAPNDPNEVDLMNKLLEPSRNFPLGTDHLGRCILSRLIYGTKVSLGTAVVSMVITITISVIVGTFSGYKGGYIDSIIMRLCDMILAFPSLVLTLVIIGMLGPGLKNLMIAMISVQWVWYARMIRGMVLSYKERNFVLSAKVSGSSDFKIIFEHILPNILPQVIVLATLDLGKVILHISGFSFLGLGVQPPDPEWGAMLNDGRQFIRSNPSLMMYPGMMILMTVISFNLIGDALRDTLEEKNY; from the coding sequence ATGATTGTACAGGAAAAAATGCCCAAACTATTAAAAAATAAGATGATGATCATCAGTATTTTTATTCTAGGGGTGATGGTGCTTTTTAGTTTTTTAGCTCCTGCTCTTGCACCCAATGACCCTAATGAAGTAGACTTAATGAATAAATTATTGGAGCCTAGTAGAAATTTTCCTTTAGGCACAGACCATTTAGGAAGATGTATTTTATCAAGACTGATTTATGGCACAAAAGTCTCCTTAGGAACTGCGGTAGTATCTATGGTGATTACTATTACCATTAGTGTCATAGTGGGAACCTTTTCAGGCTACAAGGGAGGCTATATAGATAGTATTATTATGCGGCTATGTGATATGATTTTGGCTTTTCCGAGTTTGGTTTTGACTTTAGTGATTATCGGTATGTTAGGACCTGGGTTAAAAAACCTAATGATAGCTATGATCTCTGTTCAGTGGGTATGGTACGCTAGAATGATTCGAGGCATGGTGTTAAGTTATAAAGAGAGAAACTTTGTTCTCTCTGCAAAAGTATCGGGAAGTTCTGACTTTAAAATTATCTTTGAGCATATATTGCCCAATATATTACCACAAGTTATTGTATTAGCTACTTTAGATTTGGGAAAGGTGATTCTACACATCTCAGGCTTTTCTTTCTTAGGTCTTGGGGTACAGCCCCCTGACCCTGAATGGGGAGCTATGTTGAATGATGGAAGACAGTTTATAAGAAGCAATCCTTCCTTAATGATGTATCCTGGAATGATGATTCTTATGACAGTAATTTCCTTTAATCTTATTGGAGACGCTTTAAGAGATACCCTTGAAGAAAAAAATTACTAA
- the opp1B gene encoding nickel/cobalt ABC transporter permease translates to MRNFILRRLISLIPILLGISIITFILVQLVPVDPAEVYLRMSQIPPTDEAIAVTRAELGLDQPLYQQYIHWIRNAMRLDFGKSFATRNPVLEELLYYFPATIQLAITSLILVIVISIPMAIFSALYKDTAFDHICRFFAFVGASMPSFWIGLLFIYFFSLKLDLLPVMGRGSIQHLILPSLTLALGSVATYTRLLRTTILENLNEHFVLYAKTRGLKERFIILRHVLKNAMLPVVTAFGMSMGHMLAGSVIVENVFAWPGVGRYIISAIFNRDYPVIQCYVLLIAIIFVFSNLLVDILYGILDPRIRMGED, encoded by the coding sequence ATGAGAAACTTTATTTTAAGACGACTCATAAGTTTAATTCCAATCTTACTGGGAATTTCTATCATAACTTTTATTTTAGTACAACTTGTCCCTGTTGATCCAGCAGAGGTCTATTTGAGAATGTCACAAATTCCACCGACAGATGAAGCTATTGCTGTTACTAGAGCTGAGTTAGGTCTAGACCAGCCATTATATCAGCAATATATTCATTGGATACGAAATGCCATGAGGCTGGATTTTGGGAAGTCTTTTGCCACTAGAAACCCAGTACTAGAAGAACTGCTATACTATTTTCCTGCAACCATTCAATTAGCCATAACTTCTCTAATATTAGTGATTGTTATCAGTATCCCCATGGCTATTTTCTCAGCCCTTTATAAGGATACAGCCTTTGATCATATTTGTCGGTTTTTTGCCTTTGTTGGTGCCTCTATGCCTAGCTTTTGGATAGGGCTCTTGTTTATCTACTTTTTTTCTTTAAAGCTAGATTTATTGCCAGTGATGGGACGAGGCTCTATACAGCATCTTATTCTACCTTCTTTAACCCTAGCATTAGGTTCAGTAGCCACCTATACAAGATTACTTAGAACCACGATCTTAGAAAACTTAAATGAACATTTTGTTCTTTATGCTAAGACCAGGGGATTGAAGGAGCGATTTATTATCCTAAGGCATGTGCTAAAAAATGCTATGTTGCCAGTGGTGACAGCCTTTGGCATGAGTATGGGTCATATGCTAGCGGGAAGCGTAATTGTAGAGAATGTTTTTGCATGGCCGGGGGTAGGCAGGTATATTATTTCTGCCATCTTTAATCGAGATTACCCTGTAATTCAATGCTATGTATTGCTGATAGCCATCATATTTGTATTTTCAAATCTCTTAGTGGATATTCTCTATGGTATTTTAGATCCCCGTATTAGAATGGGGGAGGATTAA
- the nikA gene encoding nickel ABC transporter substrate-binding protein: protein MKKQKWYILLLSFILTASMLLAGCGSNNQPATGEGEDTATGEKVLTTSWPRDLGELNPHAYSPNQMFAQDMVYEALVTYGKGGEIEPQLAVDWEISPDGKEYIFQLREGVKFSDGSEFNAHIAKKNFDAVLANFERHSWLDLIAQIDDTEVIDEHTLKVVFKNPYYPALQELALIRPLRFLGEAGFPEDGSTAQRIEKPIGTGPWVLSEVVLGEYAVFTKNEYYWGTQPKVDKVVVKIIPDGETRAMAFEKKEIDLIYGSGLISLDSYKQLRDSGKYETGISQPLATRLLAINSNKGATKELAVRQAIQHAFDKQTLIDAVFYGTEVKADTLLAPNVPYCDLGLEPYNYEVEKANVLLDEAGWKLAEGKEFREKNGEVLEIDLSFDSDDTAQKSIAEVLQADLRKVGINLNLVGEERASHLQRQKDGNFNLIFSDSSGAPYDPHALVGSMRTPAHADYQAQIGLPMKAEIDAKITEVLISTDEEERQALYEYILGTLHEQAVYLPISYQTNIAVYHDYVSGVEFLETMYEIPFVNMDIK, encoded by the coding sequence ATGAAAAAGCAAAAATGGTATATTTTATTATTAAGTTTCATTTTAACAGCTTCTATGTTGTTGGCTGGCTGTGGAAGCAACAATCAACCTGCTACTGGAGAAGGTGAAGATACAGCAACAGGAGAGAAGGTGCTAACAACTTCTTGGCCGCGAGACTTAGGAGAGCTAAATCCACATGCTTACTCTCCAAACCAAATGTTTGCTCAAGATATGGTATATGAAGCTTTAGTAACATACGGTAAAGGTGGAGAAATTGAACCTCAGTTAGCAGTAGATTGGGAAATCTCTCCTGATGGAAAAGAATACATTTTTCAACTGCGTGAAGGGGTGAAATTTTCTGATGGAAGTGAATTCAATGCCCATATAGCAAAAAAGAACTTTGATGCAGTATTGGCTAACTTTGAAAGACATAGTTGGTTAGATTTAATTGCACAAATCGATGATACAGAAGTAATAGATGAACATACCCTTAAGGTGGTGTTTAAAAATCCTTATTATCCTGCTCTTCAAGAATTAGCATTAATCAGACCTTTAAGATTTTTAGGAGAAGCTGGTTTCCCTGAAGACGGTAGTACAGCACAAAGGATCGAAAAGCCTATTGGTACAGGACCTTGGGTATTGAGTGAAGTAGTACTAGGGGAATATGCTGTTTTTACAAAAAATGAGTATTACTGGGGAACACAACCGAAGGTAGATAAAGTTGTTGTTAAAATTATTCCTGATGGTGAGACAAGAGCCATGGCTTTTGAGAAAAAAGAAATTGATTTAATTTATGGCAGTGGTCTGATTAGTTTAGATTCCTATAAACAACTAAGAGATTCTGGTAAGTATGAAACAGGTATTTCTCAACCTTTAGCTACAAGATTACTGGCTATTAACTCTAACAAGGGTGCTACAAAGGAATTGGCAGTACGTCAAGCGATACAACATGCCTTTGATAAACAAACACTAATCGATGCTGTATTTTATGGCACAGAGGTAAAGGCAGATACCTTACTTGCACCAAACGTTCCTTACTGTGATTTAGGCTTAGAGCCTTATAACTATGAAGTAGAAAAGGCTAATGTTCTTTTAGATGAAGCAGGTTGGAAGTTGGCTGAAGGTAAGGAGTTCAGAGAAAAGAATGGTGAAGTGCTAGAAATAGATTTAAGCTTTGATAGTGATGATACTGCACAAAAGTCTATTGCGGAAGTTTTGCAGGCAGATTTAAGAAAAGTAGGTATTAACCTTAACTTAGTAGGCGAGGAAAGAGCTTCTCATCTGCAAAGACAAAAGGATGGAAATTTCAACTTAATCTTTAGTGACAGCTCGGGAGCACCTTACGATCCACATGCCCTTGTAGGTTCAATGAGAACCCCTGCCCATGCAGATTATCAAGCACAGATTGGTTTACCGATGAAGGCAGAAATCGATGCTAAGATCACTGAAGTATTAATCAGCACGGATGAAGAAGAGCGTCAAGCACTTTATGAATATATTTTAGGCACTTTGCATGAACAAGCTGTTTATTTACCGATTTCTTACCAAACTAATATTGCTGTTTATCATGATTATGTTTCAGGTGTGGAGTTCCTTGAAACAATGTATGAAATACCTTTTGTAAATATGGATATAAAATAA
- a CDS encoding MATE family efflux transporter, which yields MDQSKQLGEEKVFKLLLKFSIPAIIGMLVNALYNVVDRIFIGNGVGSLGLAGITIGFPIMLFIMACGMLIGLGANALISIRLGEGRKEEAEKILANALVLLIGISLTISVVGSIFLEPLLRVFGASAAVMPYAKEYLQIILWGAVFQSIGFGMNNFIRAEGNPKVAMCTMLIGALLNTALDPLFIFVFNWGIRGAALATIISQAVSSAWVLYHFLGGRSTLKIRAANLKLDFEVINKIVALGSAPFAMQIAASFLNVLMNKSLTTYGGDIAISGMGVITSIMTLILMPIFGINQGVQPIIGYNYGARKFDRVKEALKLGILGATIIVMIGFVGTRLFPQQMVAFFNREDAELIAFGTQAIKIFMVFLPMIGFQIVSASYFQAIGKPKQAAFLTLSRQVIFLIPALLILPKIFGLEGVLMAGPLADLLSSILTGIWITMELKNLGRQHQASFGFNERFSN from the coding sequence ATGGATCAATCAAAACAGTTAGGAGAAGAAAAAGTATTTAAATTGTTATTAAAATTCTCTATTCCAGCGATTATAGGGATGCTGGTAAATGCTTTGTATAATGTAGTAGATAGAATATTTATAGGTAATGGTGTAGGTTCTTTAGGGCTTGCAGGAATCACCATTGGTTTTCCTATTATGCTTTTTATCATGGCCTGCGGCATGTTGATCGGTTTGGGGGCCAATGCTTTAATCTCCATTAGGCTGGGAGAAGGAAGGAAAGAAGAAGCAGAAAAGATTTTGGCAAATGCTTTGGTCTTGCTGATAGGTATATCTTTAACCATATCTGTAGTAGGTTCTATTTTTCTTGAGCCTTTACTAAGAGTTTTTGGTGCTAGTGCGGCGGTAATGCCTTATGCAAAAGAATATCTACAGATTATATTATGGGGTGCAGTTTTTCAATCTATCGGTTTTGGGATGAATAACTTTATCCGTGCAGAAGGAAATCCCAAAGTTGCTATGTGTACCATGTTAATTGGTGCATTACTTAACACAGCTTTGGACCCCTTGTTTATTTTTGTTTTTAATTGGGGAATAAGGGGTGCTGCATTAGCTACTATTATATCTCAGGCAGTATCTTCGGCATGGGTACTTTACCATTTTCTTGGAGGTAGAAGCACATTAAAAATTCGTGCTGCAAATTTAAAACTAGATTTTGAAGTCATAAATAAAATTGTAGCATTAGGTTCAGCACCTTTTGCTATGCAGATTGCTGCTAGTTTTCTAAATGTATTGATGAATAAATCTTTAACTACTTATGGGGGAGACATTGCTATTTCAGGTATGGGGGTAATAACCAGCATTATGACATTGATCCTAATGCCGATATTTGGAATTAATCAAGGGGTGCAACCCATCATTGGTTATAACTATGGTGCCCGTAAGTTCGACAGAGTGAAGGAAGCATTAAAACTAGGCATCCTTGGAGCAACCATTATCGTTATGATTGGATTTGTTGGAACAAGATTATTTCCTCAGCAGATGGTGGCTTTTTTCAACCGTGAAGATGCAGAGTTGATTGCCTTTGGAACACAGGCAATTAAGATATTTATGGTGTTTTTACCTATGATTGGGTTTCAAATCGTTTCTGCCAGTTATTTTCAAGCGATAGGAAAGCCAAAACAAGCGGCCTTTTTAACCTTATCAAGACAGGTAATCTTTTTAATTCCAGCACTACTGATTTTACCTAAAATATTTGGACTGGAGGGTGTCTTAATGGCAGGGCCTTTGGCTGATTTACTTTCCTCTATTCTAACAGGGATATGGATCACGATGGAGTTAAAGAACTTAGGAAGACAACATCAGGCAAGCTTTGGTTTCAATGAAAGATTTAGCAACTAA
- a CDS encoding MarR family winged helix-turn-helix transcriptional regulator, producing MGKQERSLGCLLSKTSHLIKWELNNQLKEYQLTSSQWRVLMDLRFQEEIKSNDTTPAQIAERLNIERPAVTRTIDGLIKDDWVVREGNSTDRRSHIIKLTGKAKEFMPRFKEISEKVMGKTLEGFQEEEIQQLRFFLMKIIDNFN from the coding sequence ATGGGGAAGCAAGAAAGAAGTTTAGGATGCTTATTAAGCAAGACATCTCACTTAATCAAATGGGAACTGAATAATCAGCTAAAAGAATATCAGCTTACTTCATCGCAGTGGCGAGTTTTAATGGATCTTAGATTTCAGGAAGAGATTAAGAGCAATGATACCACGCCTGCTCAAATAGCTGAAAGATTAAATATAGAAAGACCTGCTGTTACACGAACGATTGATGGATTGATAAAGGATGACTGGGTGGTAAGAGAGGGAAATTCTACTGATAGACGTTCTCATATCATTAAGCTAACTGGAAAAGCAAAGGAATTTATGCCTCGGTTTAAAGAAATTAGCGAGAAGGTGATGGGGAAAACCTTAGAAGGGTTTCAAGAGGAAGAAATACAACAGTTGAGATTTTTTTTGATGAAAATAATTGATAACTTCAATTAA